Sequence from the Kineosporia succinea genome:
CGTCGATGCCCAGAGCCCCCGCGAAACCCAGCCCGTGCACGAGGCCGAAGCAGAAGACCACGCCCAGACGCGTCCATCCGGCCCGGTCGAGACTGAAATGGCTCTCGCCGGTATCGATGTCGGAGGCCCTCGAGCCCTTCCGGAAGAGGCGCCACAGGTACCAGGCGGCCACGCCGGCGATGGAGATCGCGATGATCGGCTCGACGACGTCGCCCGAGACGCTCACCAGGCCGAGGGCGGCCAGGATGAACGTGACCGAGTGGGCAAGGGTGAACGAGGTCGCGACCAGCACGACCTCGCGCAGGCGACGGGAGCCGACGATCAGGGCGAGCAGGAAGAGCAGGTGGTCGGGGCCCTCGTAGAGGTGCTCGGCGCCGAGCTTGAAGAACTCCCGGAAGCGCTGGAAACCGCTCTGCGACAGGTCGAACGAGGGGTTGGACGCGTCCAGGGCGGCGGAGCCGTGGAGTCCGCCGACCGAGTAGGTGACGATCGTCCTGGTGTCCCGGACGAAGGTCTCGCTGTCGGGGAAGAGCTTGCTCGTGACCACGTAATCGTCCGAGGTACAGGCGTGGTCGAGCGTCAGGAAGGCGTAGGGCACGCCCTCGCGCTGCTTGATCCCCATGCTTTCACTGAGGGAAGGTGTGCACCCGTTCACCTGGAACCGCTGGG
This genomic interval carries:
- a CDS encoding HupE/UreJ family protein, producing MSSRPLRAAVLGVVVAAGIVLGAAPAQAHGFTSVVYVDATAPEKNHVTTELGLEYDLLVVSAADAAQEDALFQDGTAAFESGDATAQAQALEKHTAVVTDYVTQRFQVNGCTPSLSESMGIKQREGVPYAFLTLDHACTSDDYVVTSKLFPDSETFVRDTRTIVTYSVGGLHGSAALDASNPSFDLSQSGFQRFREFFKLGAEHLYEGPDHLLFLLALIVGSRRLREVVLVATSFTLAHSVTFILAALGLVSVSGDVVEPIIAISIAGVAAWYLWRLFRKGSRASDIDTGESHFSLDRAGWTRLGVVFCFGLVHGLGFAGALGIDEAFSWSLLWSLLVFNIGIEAVQLGIIAVIFPVLALMRHRAPTAAVWTSGLISVVVTVVGLYWFVERVF